In Homalodisca vitripennis isolate AUS2020 unplaced genomic scaffold, UT_GWSS_2.1 ScUCBcl_12757;HRSCAF=22644, whole genome shotgun sequence, the DNA window ACTCAGTCAGTCTTCCAGCAGCTGTTGGAATAATAACATGGCCTGCTAACACACTTTGCTATAGGTGGACTGGTTCCTCCACCACGCATCTGATTGAGAGTTTACTGAACTCCAGTGAGCATCTCGTCGCCTAACTGGGATGATCCCTCATTTCTGGAGAAAAAGATTTTCAGAAAAGGCTACACCACATATTTCTCATCTTAAGCCTTGCTGGTGGTAATCCCGTTGATTTTGCTCTTATAGTCTTAGTAACGGGAGAGGATTTGGGTCCAGAGGCCTGAATTCTACCTCAGTCACCCTCTTCTGTCTCAAGTTTTCCTGTTTTctgtctttatttaaattatatatttattttatttaaatttgatttcggtataattttatgttgatttaactcattgtgattttgttttttattttcccttgattttgaACGGGTTCTAAATTCGGGTTGCAGGCGAGGGTTCTCCATTTTCTTTCATCGATAATGGAGATCTGAGAGGACTGGGAAGAGGGTGGTGAGTGGGTCTTAGTTATAAGGTTCGTTTTTATTCGTAGTTTTTGGGCAAGAGCATTCGTTTCATTAGCTGTTAGGTTTGATTTGCTATCTATGGTGTTTTTCTGTTTGAAAAAGGAAGCAGCTGTTGGTTTTTTTGCCCTGCAGATAGCCTGTTAAACTGTGAATCCAGTTATACCCACAGACTACCTGTCATCCATTAGACTGAGCTTCCTGTTCCGCCGTGAGAGTCACACAATCCAGCACTACATTCTGCAGAAAGTCCTGTTAAATTGTGAATCTAGTTAAAACTCTGAGTACCTTTCATCTACTAGAGTGAGCTTCTGTTCCGCCGTGAGAGTCACACAATCCAGCACTACATCCTGCAGAAAGTCTGTTAAATTGTGAATCTAGTTAAAACAGTGAGTACCTTTCATCTACTAGAGTGAGCTTCTGTTCACGCCGTGAGAAGTCACACAATCCTGCACTTTCATCCTGCAGAAAGTCTGTTAAATTGTTGAATCTAGTTAAAACAGTGAGTACCTTTCATCCACTAGACTGAGCTTCTGTTCCGCCGTGAGAGTCACACAATCCAGCACTACATTCCTGCAGAAAGTCTGTTAAATTGTGAATCTAGTTTAAAACAGTGAGTACCTTTCATCTACTAGAGTGAGCTTCTGTTCCGCCGTGAGAGTCACACAATCCAGCACTACATCCTGCAGAAAGACCTGTTAAATTTGTGAATCTAGTTAAAAACAGTGAGTACCTTTCATTTACTAGAGTGAGCTTCTGTTCTCCGCCGTGAGAGTCACACAATCCAGCACTACATCCTGCAGGAAGTCTGTTAAACTGTGAATCCAGTTACAACACAGACTACCTGGCATCCACTAGAGTGAGTTTCCTGTTCCATTGTGAGAGACACACAATCCAGCACTACAATCCTGCAGATAGCCTGTTAAACTGTGAATCCAGTTACAACACACAGACTACCTGACATCCACTAGAGTGAGTTTTCTGTTCCATTGCGAGAGACACACAATCCAGCACTACTACATCCTGCAGATAGCCTGTTAAACTGTGAATCCAGTTTACAACACAGACTACCTGGCATCCACTAGAGTGAGTTTCTGTTCCATTGCGAGAGACACACAATCCAGCACTACATCCTGCAGATAGCCTGTTAAACTGTGAATCCAGTTACAACACAGACTACCTGGCATCCACTAGAGTGAGTTTCTGTTCCATTGCGAGAGACACACAATCCAGCACTACATCCTGCAGATAGCCTGTTAAACTGTGAATCCAGTTACAACACAGACTACCTGGCATCCACTAGAGTGAGTTTCTGTTCCATTGCGAGAGACACACACAATCCAGCACTACATCCTGCAGATAGCCTGTTAAACTGTGAATCCAGTTACAACACAGACTACCTGGCATCCCACTAGAGTGAGTTTCTGTTCCATTGCGAGAGACACACACAATCCAGCACTACATCCTGCAGATAGCCTGTTAAACTGTGAATCCAGTTACAACACAGACTACCTGGCATCCACTAGAGTGAGTTTCTGTTCCATTGCAAGAGACACCACACAATCCAGCACTACATCCTGCAGATAGCCTGTTAAACTGTGAATCCAGTTACAACACAGACTACCTGTCATCCACTAGAGTGAGCTTCTGTTCCGCCGTGAGAGTCACACAATCCAGCACTACATCCTGCAGAAAGTCTATTAAATTGTGAATCTAGTTAAAACAGTGGAGTACCTTTCATCCACTAGACTGAGCTTCTGTTCCGCCGTGAGAGTCACACAATCCAGCACTACATCCTGCAGAAAGTCTGTTAAATTGTGAATCTAGTTAAAACAGTGAGTACCTTTCATCTACTAGAGTGAGCTTCTGTTCCGCCGTGAGAGTCACACAATCCAGCACTACATCCTGCAGAAAGTCTGTTAAATTGTGAATCTAGTTAAAACAGTGAGTACCTTTCATCCACTAGAGTGAGCTTCTGTTCCATTGTGAGAGACACACAATCCAGCACTACATCCTGCAGAAAGTCTGTTAAACTGTGAATCCAGTTACAACACAGACTACCTGACATCCACTAGAGTGAGTTTCTGTTCCATTGCGAGAGACACACAATCCAGCACTACATCCTGCAGATAGCCTGTTAAACTGTGAATCCAGTTACAACACAGACTACCTGGCATCCACTAGAGTGAGTTTCTGTTCCATTGCGAGAGACACACAATCCAGCACTACATCCTGCAGATAGCCTGTTAAACTGTGAATCCAGTTACAACACAGACTACCTGGCATCCACTAGAGTGAGTTTCTGTTCCATTGCGAGAGACACACAATCCAGCACTACATCCTGCAGATAGCCTGTTAAACTGTGAATCCAGTTACAACACAGACTACCTGGCATCCACTAGAGTGAGTTTCTGTTCCATTGCGAGAGACACACAATCCAGCACTACATCCTGCAGATAGCCTGTTAAACTGTGAATCCAGTTACAACACAGACTACCTGGCATCCACTAGAGTGAGTTTCTGTTCCATTGCGAGAGACACACAATCCAGCACTACATCCTGCAGATAGCCTGTTAAACTGTGAATCCAGTTACAACACAGACTACCTGGCATCCACTAGAGTGAGTTTCTGTTCCATTGCGAGAGACACACAATCCAGCACTACATCCTGCAGATAGCCTGTTAAACTGTGAATCCACTTACAACACAGACTACCTGTCATCCACTAGAGTGAGCTTCTGTTCCGTCGTGAGAGTCACACAATCCAGCACTACATCATGCAGAAAGTCTGTAAAATTGTGAATCCAGTTAAAAGAGTGATTACCTTTCATCCACTAGACTGAGCTTCTGTTCCACCACGAGAGGCACACCGTCCAGTACTACATCCTGCAGATAGCCTGTTAAACTGTGAATCCAGTTACAACACAGACTACCTGTCATCACGAGAGGCACACCGTCCAGTACTACATCCTGCAGATAGCCTGTTAAACTGTGAATCCAGTTACAACACAGACTACCTGTCATCTACTAGAGTGAGCTTCTGTTCCGCCGTGAGAGTCACACAATCCAGCACTACATCATGCAGATAGTCTGTAAAATTGTGAATCCAGTTAAAAGAGTGATTACCTTTCATCCACTAGACTGAGCTTCTGTTCCACCACGAGAGGCACACCGTCCAGTACTACATCCTGCAGATAGCCTGTTCCTCTTATTGTCACCTTCTGATCCTCATAGGGGTTGTTGGTGACGTAGAGCTTCAGTTCACAGTCTGCCTGGCCTTCTGTCATGGGAAGGAACACCACTCCCACCTCACACACCTTGCTATGTGCAAGCCTTACCACCTCTTGTACAAAGTCTGTATCTGTCAAACATTGCATCACTTTTAATGATTCTCCAAATAACCTTACtgacagttaattaattttaacaataattatgaaaaatctgaattaattgaaaattatgttaGCCCCTTAATGGCTTATTGCAaatgacaaaaacaaaaaattccttatttttattacattttttatttattggccaattttaattttaaaaatcacacatattaggtagtttttttttaatttttttaagctaAATATGTCCAAAACTCacctaaatatgttttttaactgATTTTGGTTGAATTTGACATAGgtcttataaatgaataaaaatcaagGTACATCACTTTTTCATGTATTATTTACACACAATTATTTGTGAATACtggttttagtagttttttttttcagtattgtAAACCTTGAAGCAGGGAGCTGCAATGTTTCTGCACCATAGTCTCCACGTAAGccaacagtataaataaataaatatatatctatatttttaaaaagtatgaaacacatttaatacaataaaaatttgataCGATGGTGGATATCCTCTACACTTTCTATAACAACTGATATTTATTTGGACTGACAACTAGCAACCACTTTTGAGTAGATGACTGATTAAAGTTTACTCTGTTATTACTCATGAAGCAAAAATATTGctgattgaaatttaaatttcaaggaTACAGATAAAGCTATATGACAAAATAAAAGATATGGCACATATcactgtaataaaatatgcataacATCAGTTAAGGACAAAACAggacaaaattaatattacttggTATAACGGTATGTATAGTACAATtatgagtattttatattttgtgcatATATAAGGTGTTTTTGCCAGAGTTGTTTTTTAATGCAGTATATCTGGTTAGGTACTTTTGTGTTCGTTGGTTTGGAATTTAAACggtaagtataaaataaaaagtacagtaCAGAACAAGTACTgcataaaaacacaaacaagtAATAAACGATGCAAGCTTCCCCTTCTTAACTACAGGTCTTAAAATTATCTAACActaaatttatacaatgtaaatgcTCAATACCTTTACACTGTAAAACTTCTCTATCACATATTCGGAATGAAAATGCTTTGTGTTTGTTCCCAACAACTTCTATAattacctgaaaataataaaaattattactggaCCTAAATACTGGAATGACAACCACCAATACTACTTGGAGGCGGTTGTTATGACGATTTGTGGGAGAACTGATATTCGGACGGTCTAACGTGACGGACTGTGGGTCTGAGTTACAgacctgtctgtgaccgtagcactttttatcattacTGTGAACCTTGTACTATACCAACTCTCCCCTTTATTTAATATGATCCCAACACAGGGCAGTTGTCCATGAGGGACAGACAGAGTGAGGTGAACATGGGTATTGATCGGCCTCTTCTTAAAAAAATGAATCGAGTTTTAATAAATCAGACTTAACTTTTTCCCATTCTAATTTGGAACAGGATATGAGATAAGGAGCTGTTCTAGTACAAAAtgggagtacgccacactatgtGTCGGGTAACAGGTTTCACTCAgcttgcatgcaaaatttcaagtatagctcatttcatttttaaaatgtcctGACACAGAAATAGACAGACAACCATATAGACAAGAAATGTTTATATCCCCTGGCAGAAAAAAGGTAAATTGTGCCAATCTATTGAAAGACAGTCTTCAAAGAccctcagccaaatttcatggttggcaATGCGCTAATATAGAATTCATTCTTATTTAGGTAGACatgaattttcattcaaaatttgaagtctagAGGTCAAaactttctcaagatatcttacTCTATTACCTGGTAAAAACTAAGGAAAcagtaattataaatgtattacagaaAAGTATTAAACTCTTTTTATACTGAGTAAACtctgacaataataaaaaatactcaagatgttaaatttcattcttaaaaattaGGTAATTACTATAAGAATAAAACTCAGAACAAAAGATTTAGTATAGTAGCGCTATGTATGTTATAAAGAACATAGCTTTACCAAAAGTTTTTTCTAGCACACAATTCTCATATGAATGCAAGGTCTATTCTCTGGAAAGTTAAAGCCACAACTCATTACTATTATGAAAAGATTAATAATGACTGAATgaagaatatttattgaaattaagcaACAAATAATAGCCAATATTAAACCCTGAGAtggactttttaaaatttaataaaacagatcAGTGTAGCAGTGAGCATCTGTGGCTTGGACTGTTCAGGCACCATCACACGGACCTGCAGCTCTTCTGTGAACGTCTTGAACCCACATCAAGAGAATTTCAATTGTGTgtgatttgtatttgttttgcGTGTTCTCCTGCTTAACCCTTATTCTGTCTATTTCCTACAAGTGGGTAATTTGGAGTATCCAAAAAGCAGAGAGAAATTTTTATGCTGGTACAGCACTGTACTCATTGCAGAGCAACCAAAAAAATTATCAGTATCGAACATTTTGAAGACTTAAGCTTTGAAGTGTGTTTCCTACTATAGAATACTCCCACAGAATCTACACTGAACACATTGCCTCCAGTAGACTGGGGATTTTACACATGTAGTCTTACTCCAGACTATGACCATAACTGCAACGGGTGAAAGTGTTTTTCACTGTGGACTTTATaccttcttttaaaataataatacagagagcaatattttattaaatatggataatattttactaaacaggAAAATCAAATGTATCACACTGTATATTAATtggagatttttaaaaataaaataaaaacattacttaaaaatcacatttttatttctatacaaaattggtttaaaaagaatctatttcttaaaatatacaagaaaatagattcaattaaaagattaaactgccttgtaagtaaatatattgcCCTAAAAGTCAATCGCTGCAGATTCCTTTGGCAATTAAAATTCATTGAGGCATACATCTAATAACATTGATAAGACACAAAATGAAAGCTAACCGACCACTATGTAGAGGCTGCTAGCCCCAAAGAAATAACATCCTTGGCTTCATAAAGAATTCCAGTTTAAACTTGTAAAAACTGTGCCCAGATACTTCAAGCagttaatttagtattaaaattaacgtTAAAAACATAATCCCAACGTCAATAGTAGGCTATGTGGAAACCCTTTAGTCATGGGGAGAAAACAACCAGCCCCTAGGTCCTATGGCTATAGTCTCGCATGagattatacatacaaaaaaacttttaccAAAAGTACTTCAATAGTAGTTTTCAGAGTAAATTTCAAAAGCAATTTAAGCTAAAgcgtacaaaataaatgagattAGATGAATACTCACGCCAATTTGTGTGGGCACGAAAGATATCCTGAAGCAGAACTCTGATTGCGACATGATGGAAAACTTGCTGGGTTCAAAAATGAAGGCAGACTGTGGCGTGGTATGGGTGGAGGTCACTGTGACCTCACAGTTCACCAATCCCATGTTACGCAAATGCAGATGCATACTTAAACTGGCCTCGGAGCCGACACACACATCATTGAACCGCAATATTTTCTGTTCCTGATGGAACACGATGTGTGGTTCTCCCTGATCAGAAATAGTTCATTCATTCAATGTGCccttatttacttttaaattcagaTACAATTCTTACTACTTAATTCATACTCTAAAGGTTAACCTCACAATACTCAGGCTAATGCTGCAATACTCAGAGAACCTCCATTATAACTGGTAATTGTTTTAGTTACCGATCACAGAACGCATCAGTATCACACTGAGAGACATTGTAATAAGGCTGAAAAAATGTGCTGATATCTTTCGCTTGTATAACTAAAGAACGGTTATTGTTCATATCCCACTTAGCTGGGagtataccatttttattttaagacgaGTATTCCTAATGGCTGTGCAGTGATAGCTGtcaatgtttatttacttataattatgtgGCAGGAAGAACAGCGTCTTGCCTTTACGTGTTGGgaagtttgtattaatttactaCAGATATGTTACACCCTTTAGCTGCTCGCATAAATGTCACCTACACAGCATACATGgattattcttcttcttcttattataaaattcttcaacacATTTAAAGTAGTTGAGAATAAAGCTTCTTGCACAATTTTTATAGTTCCCCTAGATTGGGTTTTAGTACTAAGTTTggtatttaatttacaacatacaAAATTAGAACataagaatgaaattaataaaatatgaatacattaattaaatggatgtaacaaaaaacattaaaaaaaaaattattgttgaaattaGATGATGATTTGAGAGTTTAACAGAGTTTGGAAATActacaaaacaagaaaaattttgaGAACCGATACTTGATCTCTTATTCAGGTGTCAAAtccttttaaaaagttacttttacaCTATCTTAATATAAATGACACAAAGTTACATGGAAAGTGAagtaaaaatgaatgatttaattTATCAACTCTACTTACATCTCTGACAAAGTCCTCTGTAGAAACTGGGAGGGCTTCTTGAAAAATGTAATCAAGGTTGTCAAAGTTTACTGAAGGGAGGAAAGCTGCAGCAGTCAGAGTGATATGAGTGCCTTTCTTCTTGTTCCAGGGATGGTCCAGCAGTTTGATCACAATCACCTTTAACACGTACATATACATCACTTTGTAACCGTATACAGTTTCAATGCTTAAAATTCAATTCTGTTAAACTTTTATTCAAtatacttactcttactcttacttactcccagggccatttatatcggaggtgatatttagccacaccaacaaagctcctccatcttgaacggtcctctgcatcttcctctgaagcgcccacctggttccaccatctcacttttggTCTCCCCCgggccgtcttccttctgggttaccgtacattaccctcttcagtttgcattcctcttctcttctcaaaacatggcctgcccaacggagtcttctgcactttatttctcctattacatccgtactattgtagagctccctgatttctctattatgttttcttctccataccccttgttcacatgatggcccataaattttacgtagaattctattctcgaaaactagaagctttttctcatccttcttatttagcctccacgtttcggatccgtacaaaagcactggacatataattgttttgtatattctagttttagttttgtgagagagagatttggttgaaagtatcctattgcatgcatatacacatctatttgctgagttgatcctattttgtatctctggttcatctgtgtttttatttgatattgtgaccccaaggtacttaaagttctccactttttcgaaaacatgcccatcaatttgtaggggtcctcctctttgattttgattccttctaaagtgcatatatttagtttttgcatcattcgtcttcaaccccactttctctgcctcactcataaatagtctagttagtgaccttaaatcatctacattttctgcaaatatgacaacatcatctgcaaaagctaggatgtttagtttagctcccaCTTCCACCCCTAACtccctctctgctacactctgaagtgcttcttctATGGCAATATACTAGTTCTATATACTTATACTATATACAATATACTTCTTTTATTCAATATActacatttaaatctatatataaaaaaactaaatggatGAGAATTATTTTCCTTCTAAAACCTTAACATAAAATTGAATAAGATGTTCCTCCACCTTTCACTCTGTCACAAATCTTCCTTCATAGTTGAACAGAACATAACAAATGTGTGCTGATGACCAGTGATGTCaagcttttttgaaaaaaaaaattacaccaCAATTTAGTACTTGTTTTGTGCTAATTGTACAACAGTATCAGAATTTAAATGCACAACAGTACAGTAAAAGTTATTAGCCAACATGTAATGGTTGGGCAAGTGGGATGTCAGCCAGGTCATATTGTAATTTCCTAAATCATGATTCAGTACTTAATCCTCTCCCAGGCAATTGCCTTGTAGTCACCATGATGGAGAACCTGGCACTTAGTCCAATCTCTACCAACTGCTTTATCAGTGCTGCCATCATGTGGTTAGTTTTAGAACTGCAAATGGAGATATATATCAACAGTATTGTTATCCTTGTccgttgaatatttttatacttaggaGTAATATCTATGAGTAGCATatgaaatattctattatttcaCTCTTCATAGACAgtgatgtaattatttttcattacaatttattccaACTTGTGTTATTTCACAGAATTATTGGAACTATGTAACAGatcagttaaatttaaatttaatttttgaaatagttcGTGGTAAATCGGTAGGCGGACATAGTCAAATCAACTCTAGCAATATAGTCTTGTTCTTGACTAACTCCGAATCACATGTgagattgaaataattaataaagaaaagataagtaaattttatattagaatcaattataattatttaattttaaaaattacagaagaaAGTTATGTTTAATACACagtattgacaaaatattaaatagtaattgaaaGAGTAGTAGTTTGGGTCCAAGACTTAAAGTTAGGACGTCTGTTCCTGTTTTTTTCCACTGGAGATCTCgtcctttttaatttattggtgGAAGGAGCTGATGCTACTGCGTGAAacgatttaatatattttacaaattttgaatcagTGATTTGAAGTGAAACATGTATACGGTAAATCAAATACTATACACGAACACTCTTTAGAGGTGAGTAGTGATTCGGGGAATAGTAAAGACAATCAAGCTGCTGATCTCTGAAACCAtgtgtttgtttaaagtttatgaataaagtcaaatttaaatttaactgaaaataatttttatcatgaaGAGTACATTGGTGGTGAGTTTATTAAGACTATTAACACTGGGGTACACAGCACCGAGAGACTTGACCTTGAACTGATGAGACACCACCTACACTGGACTAGGTCTATATTTACTGACCTACATTTCTGAATTTCTACTTTTGGGGAAAAACTACATTTGGCAAACAACATGAGCGGAAATACTATTCCCATTTGAATACACACACGACCTTCAATATACGTCACCATGTGAGCAGTTACCTACAACATATGACATCACCAACATCGGGCTGTTCATAACCAAACTATTACATATGACGTCACCAACGTCGGGCAGATAATTTTGACCTGTACACCAAAATTCTACATATGGGGCAACCAATGCGGATTGTTACTTAACCTGACCTTCGTCACTTTCTACAACAACTGTTTTACTGACATCATCTTGTTATgttgtttacaaagttttgttaCGTTTAATCATTCTTTACTACTCAGATGGTAGGTCCAGTTTGGCATTTACGTGAtagcaaataatattaataataaaattttattttctttcctgCCATTGAACTCAATTTTGAAAAGACTTTTCTTAAAGCAGACGGATGGAGCTACAGAGACTGATGACATGGGCTTAGGTGTCAGCAGATGGAATGAGTGATTgagtgaataaatttataaaaatatatttattgttatataataacaggtttttacattttagttataatataaatgatttaaaaacaatattcagattttaacatataatagTTTACACAGTTCCACTGAGTACTATGATATTGTACCTGAGAGTAGTACTCCTCAGTCTCCACATTGCACTCAACGCTGAGTGTGAAGGAGGAGCCGGGAGCCACCACCCGACCACCTGTGTTGGAGATAGAGAATATTCCGGCTGTCAGGCTTGGGAACTCCTCCACTCTGACGAAAAACACCCGTACATCGGTTACAAAAAACACACATTGTTAACCACCTAATAAAAATTGTAGCCTTCACAAAAGTATCAAACtagcttaatatattttaatggtatCAGTTATCTATGCAACATTCTGAACTCTTTTACAGGGTCTAAACATACACTTTTCATGTCGCTAGTAATTCTACAAGTTTTCAGAAAGAGTCCATTCAAAGTTGTGAAAAATCTCTGATGTTAACATCTTACAATATTACCTAAGTTCACCATTATTGCATGATTGAAAATCTATGTTTCTTTAAGTgtagtatgtttttaattttgttcctgttATTCTCCTTACTAGTTTTCCCAAAAATTCTTGATTGCAGAtgaatgattaaattataaactgttttaagaataacattttatgCAGGATTATCGAGATGAATACATTAtttagctatatatttttatataatttgtagaataaattgaaattaaaaatgtttttatatacaatgtGCTATTAGAAAGTTCCCAGACTAGGTCTGCTGATAATTTTTCCcaggtaatttttgttttattacctgGGCTATTATTGGCTGTTATCCCCTTTAAAATAAGATccctttaaaatttgaattgataAAACGAACCCATAATTTTTTCTACGACTGGAAAGTGTTGAAAAACTGCTTTCCCCTCGGAACTACTTGCGTTTTCTTCATATGTCTTCAACACTGTCAAAACAGTACCTTTCATATGAATTTTCATTTTTGGAAAGAGAGAAAAGTTAAAAGGAGCTAAATCTGGCGAATATACAGGATGTGGAATGGTAGCcgtgttgtttttggccaaaaactgTGTTGTTTTCAAGGAAGCGTGAGATGGTCTTGTCATGATGCAACAGCCAGTTTTTGCCTTCCACGAATAAGGCCTTTTAGATGCATATTCCCTCAAATGCCTGAAAAAGACAAACTGAAAGTCAGAGTTCACTGTAACCACAACTGTAACAACCATAAAACCAACTTTCACTACCAGTTATGATCCTAGATTTGAATGTGGAGTCACTTTCAGATATCTCTCCACACATCAACACGTCGCTTTTTCTAATCGACAGTCAAAAGCTGAGGCAAAAATGTTGCGGCAACTCGATACCTGCCTAGGTTTTGGTtaaaatttcttgaaagcttTCACAGCTTCTACCGACACTACTACATTTGTCTAGTTATTTATTGTCTGACAATGGTCTTCTTGAATGAGGTGCAGAATTTTTCTAACAACTTCATCTGTTTTGCTTGTGAAAGGGCGTCCTGAACAATGATAATCTTAATTTGAAGTTCTGCCAGCCTTGAAACAAGTGTACCACTCAAAAACCTGTTTTCTGCTCAGTGAATATACTTCAAAAGCTTCTTGAAGCACTGCAAAAGTTTCTGTTGCTTATTTCTTAAGTTTATAGCAAAACTTGACGCAAGCCTGTGGCTCAAAATTATCAGCGATCACAAAAATCGTTACGTAATGACAACACGCAACAACAAACCACAACTTGTGGGGTTATCACAGCAGAGGCTAATAGCACGCCGGGTTATACAGTCACGTGCAAAAAATGGTGAGTACAGTCTGGGAACTTTCTGATACCACCTTGTATTTGAAGTGGAGTCAGGGCTGTTATAGCCCTCTTTACCACTCAACCAcaatcaaaaagtttataaaatta includes these proteins:
- the LOC124375043 gene encoding uncharacterized protein LOC124375043, which gives rise to MYVLKVIVIKLLDHPWNKKKGTHITLTAAAFLPSVNFDNLDYIFQEALPVSTEDFVRDGEPHIVFHQEQKILRFNDVCVGSEASLSMHLHLRNMGLVNCEVTVTSTHTTPQSAFIFEPSKFSIMSQSEFCFRISFVPTQIGVIIEVVGNKHKAFSFRICDREVLQCKDTDFVQEVVRLAHSKVCEVGVVFLPMTEGQADCELKLYVTNNPYEDQKVTIRGTGYLQDVVLDGVPLVVEQKLSLVDER